The genomic DNA GCCATAGCTGAAGCTGTAAAGCTCGCCATAGGTAAACTTGTCATCCTTCTTCGTTTGAACATCAGACGGAGATCCACACCGCCTTCTCTCTGCGCTTCGAGCGTTCAGATTAACCTCAGACACTTATTAATGGCTGCTAAGATCGGCCAGTTCTTCAACTCCGTTGGCAGCTTCTTCAAGGGCGACGATCGAATCCCTTGGTGCGACCCCGACATTATCCTCGTAAGTGTTTCATACGGAATTTAGCTCGTCCGTCAGAACTGGCTGCTAAATGAGTTTTGGCTGGTAAATCTGTACGTAGTTAGAATTCAGGAATAGCGACCAGACGCTATGGCGTACGCGTCTTTcggttttctttattttcatgaAATCGTAAATTTGTGCCGTATAATTTTGGACAATTGGATAATGTAATGATCCGACTGCATAATGTTTATTTGTGTATGCTGAAGGTTGATTGCTGCGTTTTCTCGATAGATTCGATTAGCAAATCCgatattttcttctttgagATTTAAACTGATTTTATGGGATGGGAGGTGTTCTTTAAGTTGTCGCAATACGGGATTCATTCTCGAACTGGTTCGGTAATTTTACAATTAGATCAACAAAATTCTTCAGCTGCCATTGGGATAATTTTGTGGAGCGCTATGTAAGATGATAGACGCTTCATTGTTCAGCGGAGGATGAAGAGAAAAGGTCTCAGATCTGTGAAGCCTAGTTGATAATAATGTTgtagaatttctttttcttctccgGCCGGTCACTAATGTTGTCAACTTCTGACACATTGGTATATATACCATTACCATTTCCATCAGGACTTTTTCCTGGCAGTCAATTTACATACGTTTCCTTATGAGTCAGATATCGTAATTTGCTCTGTCTCCTTCTATGGTTTTCTACCTGTAGTAAAGAAGATAGTCAAAGTGTGCGTTATATGCTTTTGCCCTCGTCATCATTTTCTGTAATTGCAATAACATGGCCTATCTTGATAGGGCTGTGAGAGAGATGTGGCTGAAGCTGCAAATGGTGGTTCAGATGAACTCAAAAGCGAGAGTATCATGAGGTTATCATGGGCTCTTGTTCATTctagaagagaagaagatgtGCAACGTGGAATTGCTATGCTTGAAGGTAGATTTATGCTTCAGTTCCCATAGAGCATACGCCATGAATGTTAGTCCTTGCAATGCAGCTAATTATGGTTGAGGTTTCAGAATGCATCGTGCCCTTCTAATGAGAAAAATAACCTGCATCTCATGTTCTGCTTTCAGACTTAAGTTTTCTTCCATGAAAGAGAATCAAAAGTGAATATTAAGTGCTTCTAGACCTGGCTGTTTTGTGAATGTTATATACAACTTCATTCAACTCTCATGTGCTTCTATACATTTTGTGAAGACGAGCTCCAGCTTGTCAAGAGTCCTAATTCATGGAAAGCACGATGTTTGCCCCTGTGAAAAGATGATATTTCATGCTGATGATTTCATCTTTCAACCTGTGCATTCTCCTTTTTAATTGATCCAAATTATGCTCGCCTGCAGCTTCATTAACAAATTCAAGCACCACTTTACAACAGAGAGAGAAGCTTTATCTTCTGGCCGTTGGTTATTACAGAAGTGGTGAATATTCCAAAAGCTGGCAGCTTGTGCAGCGATGTTTGGAGGTTTACTGAAACTTTTCGGCTTCTTGAGCTTGTAAGATGTCCAAATAATAGCTttgtaatattattttcacatGCCGAACTTTGGATTTTGTAGATTGCCCCTGATTGGAGGCAGGCTTTGACCCTCAAGAAGGCAGTTGAAGGTAAAGTTACCAAAGGTTAGAGTTGAATCTCTAAGCGTAACTCTTCCTTTAAGTAACATCAAACTATCATGAATGGAAGCATTCAGAAACGTGTTTGTTTGACAATGCAGATGGTGTCATTGGAATCGGGATTGCTGCTACCGCAGTAGGACTTGTGGCTGGCGGTATTGCTGCAGCTTTAGCTCGCAAGAAGTGATGCAGACTTTAACAAGAACTCGACATCATAGTACCTGTATGACTGGATGCATAATATACTTCAATCTCGCTGTTGGTGATTTTGATTGTCACAAGAATTCTGGAAAGCCATTAGAATCCATCTTTCTTAGCTCGAATCACATTGTGGGGTGTCGGATAACCTAATAGTATGTACCTATTACTAAGTGGCCATCGAAAATGAGATGATGATTGCATGTATGATATCTATCAACATTTGAAGATTTAGCTTGTAGCTTGAATGTACTTCCATGGCCTCGTCCCATTTTGCAATAATGCTCATTATAAGTAATAAAGTACTTGTTTGACACAATTCATTCTTTGCTTTTAATCATTTACATTCTTCCACTAAAAATACAAAACATTATGCTGCAACATTTCACACAACACAAAGAGTTTGACATCAAATTTTTAACTGTCGATGATGAGAAGCCTAACATAGCATGGCATTGTGATTAATCAGTTGAAGAAAGGGCCGAATGCAGCACGTCTTCAAAATACTTCTCAGCAGCAGCGTACTGCCTTTTCTTGTCCTCGATAGCCAAAGCAGCCAAAGCTTTGTCCTGCAGAAGCAGAACACAATCATGATAATTGCATCACCATGGAACAACATACGAATTACTGTGATTTATCAAATTAACATCGCCGTGACTCAAATCTGATAAATAAAGTAATTACCGGAGGCAAATCTTGGTAACTCCTCAGGGTGTCGAGGATGGGCTCCGTTTTCTTCTCCAACTCCTTGCGGTGCTCTGCCATTTCTACCAACACACCATGGCTTACCTCTGGGGTGTAGCCAACTCGATTCAGTGCAGCCTGCCAATTGTTTTACCAAAAAGCGCAAGTCCTCTTTAATGATAATATAAGAGAAAGTCTTAGCCCATAATGTCATCTGCAAAGCTTACAAATAACCAGCAACGCCGCGAGAACAGAAGTTCCCACGTTATACGCTGTTCAATATTGAATTGAAAGAGTAATGATACCTTGTAGTTGGCATATTGCTGATTGTATTGACGTTCTTTTGAGGCCATCACTGCCAAgtttgttttccatttgtcCATTTGAACCTCACAAGGCGCTACATGATCTTCGAGCTGTGCATGTGTCCTGCAAAGGTCAGGGGATCAATCATCACCGCAGAAAAGTTCAAAGAGAACTTGGCAGTTTTACTTCTAATCAAGAATTTGGTACCTCTTCAAGTCGGATAGCCTCGTTATTGCCTTACGGATGTAATCGAGAAGAATCTTGGAATCTTTCTCCACCTTAGCCCTCTTCTCCTCTACGCTAGTCTTCCTCAAGGAGATGTCCCCCATCGCTATGAGAAAACTGTGCTTCCACCAATCACAACTCAGAAAACCGATGTAACAACAGCACAGAGCCATGATATGGATGAAAGGATGGCTCCTCACCTACTAAGTTCTGTATCCCTTATATTCAGCAGATTTGCCACATTGGCAAGCGCCTGAGCTGACGCCACAATGTTTGATGGCAAACTCTCTTGCGCTAACCCGGAAGCCTCCAATATCTCCCTCATCCTAGCAGCTGTACCATCCATAACTTCAGTGAGCAGAAACTAGAATAAGGAGCCGACGGCATTAATTCTACACCAAATTATTCCATGGAACAGCTATACATTTGCATAATACTGAAGCCATTATGATCAATGAATGGCATCATGGCACCGACTCCGATCTAAAGCATCGCAGTTTCCACTATTCTAATATGCCAATCCAACCTATGGATCACCTAGACTTTCTGACTGGGCCATAAGTTTCTGCTTACATCGTATAAACAGAATATCAGGAGTTCCTGACCTTGTGACCGATACTCGGCGGCCTTCTGGCGGAAATCGGCGGCGACGATGTTGGCAGCTTGAGTCTTGGCTTGGGAAATCGTCGCCAGATTGTAGAGATGAGCGATGCTTCGGGAATTGTACTCGAATTCAGGCACTTCTTTGCCCGCTGCTTCGAACTGAGAGGCGAGCCACGCCTTCACCTCGGCGATTCTGGCCGCATCGGATCCGCTCTTCGATTCGATTGACGGAGCATCCACCAACGGGGCTATAATGTCGCTCATTGTAACCGATTCCGACCAGTTCCGATGAATCGCCGGCACTTCTTCGAGCGACAGAGAGATATCTCAACAGCACGAAGACTGAATTTTGAAGAAAAGTTggaggggaagagagagagaaaacaggggggggggggatgaAGTTGTTGCAGTCGCACCCtgaattttaagttaattacaATATGGTCCCTAAAGTTTGACTTTGCAACTAGCACCCTGTACACTGCACCGCAGCACGTCCGGTTTTAGGCTAGTTTAGAATAGCCCCTCTATGGTATTTCCCCTTACGACTTCCCCTACCTTCCAGCTTTCATCGGATTCCCGTCTctgattaataataatatcgaCAACTAACAAGAAGTCAGGAAAAGAGTGTGTTCTTGTTTACGGGCTATGTTTCGATCGTTTAATGACCAACAAGAAGTTGGAAAAACAGCAAGCCATACTTTTTTACGAGCTATGTTAACTTACTACAATTGGATCGGGAGAGTTGCCACTAGGCGAGTTTCATGACCGACTGATATCATGCAATGAAATTGTCGGCACAAGGCACCGGTTCTTTGATGACATACTGAGAAAGAGAGATGCGACTTTCTGATGAGTAAGCTGCGACAGACTATAAAGGAGAGACTACATCGGCAGAACTAAAACAAAGAAGAGATCAGTTAAGTCGGCAAGCACTTCAGTTTAAAAGGGAGTACAAGGATACTACAGGCGTTCCGATAATCGATTTACATTATAGAGGATTCTCAGCACTGTCCAGGAACAAGTGAATagatcacatttttttttttagcaatCACCACACGCAGCGATATGTGACATGGGAGCCGGTGATTTCGCCGCTATGTGTAATTTTCACCACCTGCCCCTTCTCCAGCCCATAGTACCGCGCAATTGCATCTTTCAGCAGCATTCGAGGAAGCTGGACAATAGGCAACAAAGAAAATTAAGTGAAAAATCTGCTGAATTCTTTTAGAAAGCGAAATGCGAAATTCAGAACCCAACGATCTACCAAATTCCCTGTTTTTaatcctataaaaaaaaatcagatcAAAGAGCACTTGATACAATCCTTCAAGTAGTATACAAAATGAACCCTGACCATTTTGCATATTACGAAAACAGTACTTGCATAAGAAACATCATCACTAAATGGAAACATATGGTTATGATGAAATTTGGAACTTCCTAAGACAACAAACTGACCTGCTTCTCATGTATGCTATACTTCTTCAAGAGTTTCTGCTTTTCATCCTCAGTAAGAACCCTGTGCTTTGGCTTGAGGACGTGCTTTGTTATATTAACAAGCAAGTCAGTAATCTGAGAGCACATCAAGCAGTGATTAGACAGATGTACATTATAATCGAAAGTTATCAATTTCAAGTATAATCTCCATAGACCGCATCAATGAAGATCATGGAAATGTGGCATTTTTATAAGATCCATATGATGAACGAACTTAAATCAATTCAACTCCAAAGAAAAACATGTCGTGATGTTAAGGAAACCAGTTTACCAACCACTTTTGATGTAAGACATAAAGCTTGATTCAAACAATAATCAG from Punica granatum isolate Tunisia-2019 chromosome 2, ASM765513v2, whole genome shotgun sequence includes the following:
- the LOC116196294 gene encoding mitochondrial fission 1 protein A-like isoform X2 — its product is MAAKIGQFFNSVGSFFKGDDRIPWCDPDIILGCERDVAEAANGGSDELKSESIMRLSWALVHSRREEDVQRGIAMLEASLTNSSTTLQQREKLYLLAVGYYRSGEYSKSWQLVQRCLEIAPDWRQALTLKKAVEDGVIGIGIAATAVGLVAGGIAAALARKK
- the LOC116196294 gene encoding mitochondrial fission 1 protein A-like isoform X1; the encoded protein is MAAKIGQFFNSVGSFFKGDDRIPWCDPDIILGCERDVAEAANGGSDELKSESIMRLSWALVHSRREEDVQRGIAMLEASLTNSSTTLQQREKLYLLAVGYYRSGEYSKSWQLVQRCLEIAPDWRQALTLKKAVEGKVTKDGVIGIGIAATAVGLVAGGIAAALARKK
- the LOC116196291 gene encoding AUGMIN subunit 1 — its product is MSDIIAPLVDAPSIESKSGSDAARIAEVKAWLASQFEAAGKEVPEFEYNSRSIAHLYNLATISQAKTQAANIVAADFRQKAAEYRSQAARMREILEASGLAQESLPSNIVASAQALANVANLLNIRDTELSSFLIAMGDISLRKTSVEEKRAKVEKDSKILLDYIRKAITRLSDLKRTHAQLEDHVAPCEVQMDKWKTNLAVMASKERQYNQQYANYKAALNRVGYTPEVSHGVLVEMAEHRKELEKKTEPILDTLRSYQDLPPDKALAALAIEDKKRQYAAAEKYFEDVLHSALSSTD